A genomic window from Candidatus Methylacidiphilum fumarolicum includes:
- a CDS encoding ABC transporter ATP-binding protein, which yields MEEKKSFYLKIEKDLSQDFRVEIELTLPLFPASLIAIFGPSGSGKSTLLRCIAGLDIPDHGIIKVGEELWLDTEKKINVPPYKRSIGYVVQEDALFPHLKVEDNVGYGLKNQLKLTQTEARDKARQALRKVGIEHLASRWPQTLSGGERRRVALARAIAREPKLLLLDEPLNGLDFKSKEFLRQLIEEIASENGRLTVLISHEKTEIIQMARFVGIIDHGKLLQLGELREVFMQPATVEVAKIIGIENIVPGEILDITNGNVRMKTPIGLVEAVLKENMGKIMSGKKVFCVFRAEDLSLCKPDGVSGSAGGLHGFSVRNRFIGTIKKIKINEGFAQVFIDCGMVLTALISHNALFELKIREGDSVCSLLKAGGIHLIERDF from the coding sequence ATGGAAGAGAAAAAATCTTTTTATTTAAAAATAGAAAAGGATCTTTCCCAAGATTTTCGAGTTGAAATAGAATTAACTCTCCCTCTTTTTCCAGCTTCTTTAATAGCGATATTTGGTCCATCAGGGAGCGGAAAATCGACTCTTTTACGCTGTATAGCTGGGCTAGATATTCCAGATCACGGAATTATTAAAGTTGGCGAAGAACTATGGCTGGATACAGAAAAAAAGATAAATGTTCCTCCCTACAAAAGAAGTATAGGCTATGTTGTTCAGGAAGACGCTCTTTTCCCTCATTTAAAAGTTGAAGACAATGTGGGTTATGGACTTAAAAACCAACTCAAACTCACTCAAACAGAAGCTAGGGATAAAGCAAGGCAAGCCTTGAGAAAAGTGGGGATTGAACATTTGGCCTCGCGGTGGCCGCAAACCCTTTCCGGAGGGGAAAGAAGAAGAGTGGCTTTGGCTAGGGCAATAGCCAGGGAGCCGAAGTTACTTTTACTCGATGAACCTTTAAATGGTCTTGATTTTAAATCAAAAGAATTCCTAAGACAGCTTATTGAAGAAATTGCCTCTGAAAATGGTAGGCTGACAGTATTGATTAGCCATGAAAAAACTGAAATTATCCAAATGGCTCGATTTGTCGGTATAATTGATCATGGGAAACTCCTACAACTTGGAGAGCTGCGGGAAGTGTTTATGCAACCTGCAACGGTTGAGGTCGCTAAAATCATCGGTATAGAAAACATCGTTCCAGGGGAAATTCTTGACATAACTAATGGAAATGTAAGGATGAAGACACCCATTGGGCTTGTGGAAGCTGTTTTGAAAGAAAATATGGGAAAAATCATGAGTGGAAAAAAAGTCTTTTGTGTTTTCCGTGCAGAAGATCTTTCTCTTTGTAAGCCAGACGGTGTATCAGGTTCAGCAGGTGGATTACATGGCTTCAGCGTAAGAAATCGTTTTATTGGAACTATTAAAAAAATAAAAATCAACGAAGGTTTTGCACAGGTTTTTATAGATTGTGGGATGGTCTTAACTGCACTTATTAGCCACAACGCTCTTTTTGAACTGAAAATAAGAGAAGGGGATAGCGTATGTTCTTTACTTAAGGCGGGGGGAATACACCTGATAGAAAGAGATTTTTAA
- a CDS encoding alpha/beta hydrolase, producing MLFSLLLFFLGFVILSGSILVLGLYFFGKVLANLAVTVPPAASPNLNPELIGLKYQNWKILSKDNIGLAAWFIPPPSFPYKKSPIIVIHGLGANKEFMMSYIQLGHTLEFPVLAIDLRGHGESDPTVVTLGLKESMDIESWIEELEKKGYTSPILWGTSLGAVTALLAGSKLNGKISSIIADAPFDTLYNALITHAKVLFRLSEYPMVPIVSWHLKRSYGIDAHKIDCVEAAKNIDCPLLILAAEQDVRMPINMVQRVFDAAKNPKFWWVIPNANHELRLFNDDFKEVITKFLYRTSIKSDRSE from the coding sequence ATGTTATTTTCTCTTCTTCTTTTCTTCCTTGGCTTTGTAATTCTTTCTGGTTCTATTCTTGTTTTAGGCTTGTATTTTTTTGGCAAAGTTTTAGCGAATCTCGCTGTGACTGTACCGCCTGCAGCAAGCCCGAATCTAAATCCTGAATTGATTGGTTTAAAATATCAAAACTGGAAAATTCTATCAAAAGACAATATAGGACTAGCGGCTTGGTTTATTCCTCCACCAAGCTTTCCCTATAAGAAATCCCCAATCATTGTTATTCATGGATTAGGAGCCAATAAGGAATTTATGATGAGTTATATCCAACTAGGGCATACGCTAGAATTTCCTGTTCTTGCCATTGATTTACGAGGTCATGGTGAAAGTGATCCTACTGTAGTTACCTTAGGGTTAAAAGAAAGCATGGATATAGAAAGTTGGATAGAAGAACTAGAAAAAAAAGGTTATACTTCCCCTATTCTTTGGGGAACTTCTCTTGGGGCGGTCACAGCTCTTCTTGCCGGATCAAAACTTAATGGAAAAATCAGTTCAATAATAGCCGATGCCCCATTTGACACTCTTTATAATGCTTTAATAACCCATGCTAAGGTACTATTTAGACTAAGCGAGTATCCAATGGTTCCAATCGTTTCATGGCATCTCAAAAGAAGTTATGGTATTGATGCTCATAAAATTGATTGTGTAGAGGCGGCAAAGAACATTGATTGTCCCCTTCTCATTCTTGCTGCCGAGCAGGATGTCAGAATGCCAATTAATATGGTTCAAAGAGTCTTTGATGCGGCAAAAAATCCTAAATTTTGGTGGGTCATTCCTAATGCCAATCATGAATTAAGACTATTCAATGATGATTTTAAAGAAGTCATTACGAAATTTTTGTATAGAACATCAATAAAAAGTGATCGGTCAGAATAA
- a CDS encoding MFS transporter — protein MKLFFREGLFSYKSYRIAFIGQSISFIGSWIHFIGQSWLAYQLTHSPIGLGMVGFGSTIPSLLFSFLSGMTADRFPKLKILILSQFSNCCLSFFLGLLSYLKMINFYELLLLSFAMGIFNNLELPSRQTLLLSYLPNNEIKRAIAMNAFLFNSARLIGPAVAGIILPLYGPSICFFINGISYILSIGSFIWASSTNERIKDQPSGRSTKNNFFVLISNPAVFYPSIVLGIVTLFGWSYSVLLPYISSQIYHQGSKGLALFYSANGFGAISAALLISFFPNRFSSSTLQTLSMIIFSFSLFLFSFFPPFFFSILIVSFLGFSLALFVSATTMFLQERISDSMRGMAFGLTTFFFQGFFAIGNLLMGTLAQFLGTKLSLMIGSVICFTAFFSLRIRSE, from the coding sequence ATGAAGCTTTTTTTTCGAGAAGGTTTATTTAGTTATAAATCCTATAGAATTGCCTTTATCGGTCAGTCGATCTCTTTTATCGGCAGCTGGATCCATTTTATCGGTCAGAGTTGGCTTGCCTACCAGTTGACACATTCGCCTATAGGGCTTGGAATGGTTGGTTTCGGATCGACCATCCCTTCTCTTCTTTTTTCCTTCTTATCTGGGATGACCGCCGATAGGTTTCCAAAATTAAAAATTCTTATATTGAGTCAATTTTCCAATTGCTGTCTTTCTTTCTTTCTCGGGCTATTAAGTTATCTAAAAATGATAAACTTCTATGAGCTCCTTCTGCTTTCCTTTGCCATGGGTATTTTCAATAATCTAGAGCTTCCCTCCAGGCAAACCCTACTTCTTTCTTATCTTCCGAATAATGAGATTAAAAGAGCCATTGCTATGAACGCTTTTCTTTTCAACTCAGCACGGCTTATAGGGCCAGCGGTAGCTGGCATTATCCTACCACTGTATGGACCTTCTATTTGCTTTTTTATAAATGGAATTTCCTATATCCTTTCTATTGGTTCTTTTATTTGGGCTTCATCAACAAATGAACGGATCAAAGACCAGCCTTCCGGTCGTTCAACAAAGAATAACTTTTTTGTCCTCATTTCTAATCCTGCAGTTTTTTATCCATCTATCGTCCTAGGCATTGTTACCCTTTTTGGTTGGTCCTATTCAGTTCTTCTCCCTTACATCTCTTCGCAGATATATCATCAGGGATCTAAAGGATTAGCTCTTTTCTACAGTGCTAATGGCTTTGGAGCCATTAGCGCAGCACTCTTGATATCTTTTTTCCCTAACCGCTTCAGTTCATCAACCTTACAAACTCTCTCTATGATCATATTCTCTTTTTCTCTTTTTCTTTTCTCCTTTTTTCCCCCATTTTTCTTTTCCATTCTAATTGTTTCCTTTCTGGGTTTTAGTCTTGCCCTTTTTGTCTCCGCAACCACAATGTTTCTTCAAGAAAGAATCTCCGATTCCATGCGAGGAATGGCATTTGGACTTACTACCTTTTTTTTCCAAGGTTTCTTTGCTATCGGAAATCTCTTAATGGGGACTTTGGCTCAGTTCCTTGGTACAAAATTGAGTTTAATGATTGGGTCAGTCATTTGTTTTACGGCGTTTTTTTCTCTGCGAATCCGTTCTGAATAA
- a CDS encoding HAD family hydrolase, protein MPFSPINTLFLDVGGVLLTNGWDSTGRKKAAEVFGLDPVEFEERHHLTFDTYEQGKLTLHDYLKRTVFYQNRPFSMDDFRQFMFSLSRPYPEMIELIKSLKNKYNLRLAVLSNEGRELQVYRIQTFGLYNFIDYFIVSSFVHLRKPDVDIFQLALDVSQSPPQSVLYIEDRPMFVDIARSLGIEAIRHECFEKTKAALASFGLVS, encoded by the coding sequence ATGCCTTTCTCTCCAATCAACACCCTTTTTTTGGATGTCGGAGGTGTACTCTTAACGAATGGATGGGATAGTACTGGAAGAAAAAAGGCAGCTGAGGTTTTTGGGCTTGATCCTGTAGAATTTGAAGAAAGGCATCATTTAACTTTCGATACGTATGAACAAGGAAAGCTGACTTTACATGATTACTTAAAAAGAACCGTTTTCTATCAAAATCGCCCTTTTAGCATGGATGATTTCAGGCAATTTATGTTCAGCCTCTCCCGTCCTTATCCAGAAATGATAGAACTAATCAAGAGTCTGAAAAATAAATATAACTTAAGGTTAGCGGTTTTAAGCAATGAAGGTAGAGAGCTACAAGTCTATAGGATTCAAACATTTGGACTTTATAACTTTATCGATTATTTCATCGTTTCTTCTTTTGTACACCTTAGAAAACCTGACGTGGATATTTTTCAATTGGCCCTTGATGTATCTCAGTCTCCTCCACAATCTGTGCTTTACATAGAAGATCGACCAATGTTCGTCGACATTGCACGCAGCCTTGGTATTGAGGCTATTAGACATGAATGCTTTGAAAAAACAAAAGCTGCATTAGCTTCTTTTGGGCTTGTTTCTTGA
- the modA gene encoding molybdate ABC transporter substrate-binding protein: MQTSTLTVAAAADLRFVLPEIIGPYQTRNPDVKVEVIYGASGKFYEQILRGAPFDIFLSADKEYPFLLYTKGYAAEEPFQYAEGRLVLWMRRGLFGEGKDWKELLTNNKVSKIALASPQHAPYGKIAKTALENAGLWEKLDSKFVYGENVIQAFQFAEGKNAELAFIPLTIALSPKASNEGNYVEIPHSFYPRILQYGIIIKKLANLSIAKKFKEYLLSEESQKTLKKYGFYP; the protein is encoded by the coding sequence TTGCAGACTTCTACATTAACGGTTGCGGCTGCGGCGGATTTGAGGTTTGTTCTTCCTGAGATTATTGGTCCTTATCAGACTCGCAATCCAGATGTGAAAGTAGAAGTTATCTATGGAGCCTCTGGAAAATTTTATGAACAGATCCTAAGAGGGGCGCCTTTTGACATTTTTCTTTCTGCAGATAAAGAATATCCTTTTTTACTATATACCAAGGGTTATGCAGCTGAAGAACCGTTCCAATATGCTGAAGGCAGGCTAGTTCTTTGGATGCGAAGAGGTTTGTTTGGAGAGGGAAAAGATTGGAAAGAGTTGCTCACTAACAACAAAGTGTCGAAAATAGCCCTTGCTAGTCCCCAGCATGCTCCTTATGGAAAAATAGCTAAAACAGCTTTAGAGAATGCAGGACTGTGGGAGAAATTAGATTCTAAATTTGTCTATGGAGAAAACGTCATTCAAGCCTTTCAGTTTGCTGAAGGAAAAAATGCAGAACTTGCCTTTATCCCCCTGACAATTGCTTTGTCGCCTAAAGCTAGCAATGAGGGTAATTATGTAGAAATTCCTCATTCGTTTTACCCAAGAATTCTTCAATATGGTATTATTATAAAAAAACTGGCGAATCTTTCCATTGCTAAAAAATTTAAGGAGTATCTTTTAAGCGAAGAAAGTCAGAAGACCTTAAAAAAATATGGGTTTTACCCATAA
- a CDS encoding peroxiredoxin codes for MNQTTLPLEIGADVPDVIAVDQDGNSIPLQSIAKKGTFLFYFYPKADTPGCIKEACNLRDNYKMLIDHGIKIFGISMDTKEAQKNFKEKYHLPFPLLADPEGKLVEKFGVTKKNGHASRQSFLARNGKIVWRNLKVKPETHAQEILEEVKKLNESKE; via the coding sequence ATGAATCAGACTACATTACCATTGGAAATTGGGGCCGATGTTCCTGATGTCATTGCTGTTGACCAAGATGGCAATAGTATTCCTTTACAATCTATTGCTAAAAAAGGAACCTTCTTATTTTATTTTTATCCCAAGGCGGATACACCTGGTTGCATTAAAGAAGCCTGTAATTTAAGAGATAATTATAAAATGTTGATAGATCATGGAATTAAAATATTCGGTATTAGTATGGATACAAAAGAGGCTCAAAAAAATTTCAAAGAAAAATACCATCTTCCCTTTCCTCTTTTGGCAGATCCTGAAGGAAAACTTGTGGAAAAATTTGGAGTTACCAAAAAAAACGGCCATGCTTCAAGGCAGTCTTTCTTGGCCAGAAACGGGAAAATTGTTTGGCGTAACCTAAAAGTCAAACCTGAGACTCATGCACAAGAAATCCTAGAAGAGGTCAAAAAGCTCAACGAATCAAAAGAGTAA
- the modB gene encoding molybdate ABC transporter permease subunit has product MDWIALWLSLKLSFWTTICLYLLGIPLAYWLSFGKKRQWKILVDSMVSLPLVLPPTVLGFYLLILFGNSGIGTVYSRLFGKSLVFSFEGLLVASIIYSLPFMVQNLAGAFSLVDSKLIEASLCCGESPWNTFFKVIFPLSLQGFLRGTVLSFTHTLGEFGIVLMVGGDIPGKTRTISIALYDQVEGLNYQGANTTALVLLLFSSFVLFLVYSTSNSQWKRKNLFI; this is encoded by the coding sequence GTGGATTGGATAGCACTTTGGTTAAGCTTAAAATTATCCTTTTGGACCACCATCTGCTTATATCTGTTAGGTATACCTCTTGCCTATTGGTTGAGTTTTGGAAAAAAAAGACAGTGGAAAATTCTTGTGGATTCCATGGTCAGTTTACCTTTAGTTTTACCTCCAACTGTTCTTGGTTTTTATCTGCTTATTCTTTTTGGTAATTCAGGTATTGGCACTGTCTATTCCAGATTATTTGGAAAATCCCTAGTGTTTTCTTTCGAAGGTTTACTCGTTGCCTCTATAATTTATAGTTTGCCTTTCATGGTTCAGAATTTAGCAGGAGCTTTCAGTCTGGTTGATAGCAAACTCATTGAAGCTTCTTTATGTTGTGGAGAAAGCCCATGGAATACTTTTTTTAAGGTCATCTTTCCTCTTTCTTTACAAGGATTTTTGCGTGGGACAGTTTTAAGTTTTACTCATACCTTAGGAGAGTTTGGTATCGTGCTCATGGTGGGAGGGGATATACCAGGCAAAACTCGAACTATTTCTATCGCTTTGTATGACCAAGTCGAAGGACTCAATTATCAAGGAGCAAATACGACGGCGCTTGTACTTCTCTTATTTTCATCCTTCGTCCTTTTTCTTGTATATTCAACTTCAAATAGCCAATGGAAGAGAAAAAATCTTTTTATTTAA
- a CDS encoding Tll0287-like domain-containing protein: MEKNQTIEKIAAPIAQELQESLKNILTTKLKEVGPIETLKYCNLQALALTDQVKEKHGARITLLKRTSDKIRNPLNKPDYPEKEALEIFLEAQRRHEPFPSSYVQKVEQNWNTKYRYYKPLFIGNICLNCHGSLSQMSPSLKEELQKRYPLDEATGYKLGDFRGLITVEISLSEGD, translated from the coding sequence ATGGAAAAAAATCAAACAATCGAAAAAATTGCCGCTCCTATAGCACAAGAACTTCAAGAATCTCTTAAAAATATTTTAACAACAAAACTTAAGGAAGTCGGGCCAATAGAGACCCTTAAATATTGCAATTTACAAGCCTTAGCTTTGACAGATCAAGTAAAAGAAAAGCATGGTGCAAGAATTACCCTTTTAAAAAGGACCTCTGATAAGATAAGAAATCCTCTTAACAAACCCGATTATCCAGAAAAAGAGGCCCTCGAAATTTTTTTAGAGGCTCAGAGAAGACATGAGCCTTTTCCTTCTAGTTATGTCCAGAAAGTAGAACAAAATTGGAACACTAAATATCGATATTATAAACCACTTTTTATTGGCAATATTTGTTTAAATTGCCACGGATCTCTAAGCCAGATGAGTCCATCTCTTAAAGAAGAATTGCAGAAAAGATATCCCTTAGATGAAGCGACTGGATATAAGCTGGGTGATTTTAGAGGATTAATTACCGTTGAGATCAGTTTATCTGAAGGAGACTGA
- the fdhD gene encoding formate dehydrogenase accessory sulfurtransferase FdhD — protein MMEEQRPGSKVPVRIWEFSDSNKRNRLDYVITEEPLEIRLRAGSEEKTLAVTMRTPGADFDLSLGFIFSEGIVTGLESVHSISYCIRKEIAEAQRYNTLLVTLNQPHLPAMGQFERHFMTSSACGICGRTVVDLLDKKGNVSASSQTNWKIPVEILYKLPEEFQTRQNLFKTTGGLHAAALFDIEGNLLQIKEDVGRHNAMDKLIGHALREGLVPMDKYIVMVSGRASYELLQKAYMAGLKFFCSVSAPSSLAVLVAKKFSMTLIGFLRKKRFNVYSGIERIS, from the coding sequence ATGATGGAAGAACAAAGGCCAGGATCAAAAGTACCAGTTCGAATATGGGAATTTTCTGATTCGAACAAGAGGAATAGGTTGGACTATGTGATTACTGAAGAACCCTTAGAAATTCGACTTAGGGCAGGCAGTGAAGAAAAAACGCTTGCTGTTACTATGAGAACACCAGGGGCAGATTTTGATCTATCCCTTGGATTTATTTTTTCTGAAGGCATTGTGACTGGTCTAGAGTCCGTGCATTCCATTTCCTATTGCATAAGAAAAGAAATTGCAGAAGCACAGAGATACAACACGCTTTTGGTTACCTTGAATCAACCTCATCTCCCAGCAATGGGACAGTTCGAAAGACATTTTATGACTTCCAGTGCTTGTGGGATTTGCGGTAGAACTGTTGTTGATCTATTAGACAAAAAAGGAAACGTTTCAGCAAGCTCCCAAACCAATTGGAAAATCCCAGTAGAAATCCTTTATAAGCTTCCTGAAGAATTTCAAACGCGACAAAACCTTTTTAAGACGACAGGCGGATTGCACGCTGCCGCTTTATTCGATATTGAAGGGAACTTGCTCCAAATCAAAGAGGATGTTGGAAGGCACAATGCAATGGATAAATTGATTGGACATGCCCTTCGAGAAGGTCTTGTTCCAATGGATAAATACATTGTTATGGTTAGTGGTAGGGCAAGCTATGAGCTACTTCAAAAAGCTTACATGGCAGGACTTAAATTTTTCTGTTCTGTCTCTGCTCCTAGCAGTTTGGCAGTCCTTGTTGCCAAAAAATTTTCTATGACCCTTATAGGATTCCTTCGTAAAAAAAGATTTAATGTTTATAGCGGGATTGAGAGGATAAGCTAA